A single window of Nocardia higoensis DNA harbors:
- a CDS encoding DUF4334 domain-containing protein: protein MPESDTNGAYLTEAEAVQTLAALERDGGSYEEVTAFFDRLPTVAVEEITLGRWRGGEIVTGHPIDGLLTASGWYGKQFDGPESVHPLLFSTPGQGIFAVDPRRVPLSLAGKIPNELVARGKKALPVLAIGLRTEQPRARLRAIEFRGKVSAAMVYDHLPIIDVFRRVDEHTLLGVMDQRGAPKPYFFTLRLDR from the coding sequence ATGCCCGAATCCGACACCAACGGCGCGTACCTCACCGAAGCCGAAGCAGTGCAGACCCTCGCCGCGCTCGAACGCGACGGCGGCAGCTACGAAGAGGTCACCGCCTTCTTCGATCGCCTGCCGACGGTCGCCGTCGAGGAGATCACCCTCGGCCGGTGGCGCGGCGGCGAGATCGTCACGGGCCACCCCATCGACGGCCTGCTCACCGCCTCCGGCTGGTATGGCAAGCAGTTCGACGGCCCGGAATCCGTGCACCCGCTGCTGTTCTCGACGCCGGGTCAGGGCATCTTCGCCGTCGATCCGCGACGCGTGCCGCTGAGCCTGGCGGGCAAGATCCCCAACGAGCTGGTCGCTCGCGGCAAGAAGGCACTACCCGTGCTGGCGATCGGCCTGCGCACCGAACAGCCACGGGCCCGGCTGCGGGCGATCGAGTTCCGGGGCAAGGTGAGCGCGGCGATGGTCTACGACCACCTGCCGATCATCGACGTGTTCCGCCGCGTCGACGAACACACCCTGCTCGGGGTGATGGATCAGCGCGGCGCGCCGAAGCCGTACTTCTTCACACTTCGCCTGGACCGCTGA
- a CDS encoding XdhC family protein translates to MRALAGQLSHWHAEGVEYALATVVAVRGSAPRAIGAVMAADAAGTVRGSLSGGCVEGAVFEVCQEVLATGTPVRRRFGYTDADAFAVGLTCGGELEVFVQRVTAAEHPVVEAVLRDDIPVALVRDLGTGGLLAVTGTDTTSTDTTGTDVTGTDAGIGITTSAHAPWPSAVVERARAMLAAGSSGVCTVGCGAGERTVLVESFTTRPRMIIFGSTDFTVALCRVGALLGYRVTVCEARPAFADPARIPEADEVVVAWPHRYLRDTPVDGRTVICVLTHDPKFDIPVLTEALRLPVAYVGAMGSRRADRERRARLRAAGVGECELRRLHSPIGLELGGRTPEETAVAIAAEIVAVRSGGSAQPLSATDRAIHPDTADRQTRDMPAARPGIRESA, encoded by the coding sequence ATGCGTGCGCTGGCCGGGCAGTTGTCGCACTGGCATGCCGAAGGGGTCGAGTACGCGCTGGCCACGGTCGTCGCTGTGCGGGGGAGCGCACCGCGGGCGATCGGCGCGGTGATGGCGGCCGATGCGGCGGGGACGGTGCGCGGCAGCCTGTCGGGCGGCTGCGTCGAGGGTGCGGTCTTCGAGGTGTGCCAGGAGGTGCTGGCCACGGGGACGCCGGTGCGCCGTCGCTTCGGTTATACGGATGCCGATGCCTTCGCGGTGGGCTTGACCTGCGGGGGCGAGCTCGAGGTGTTCGTCCAGCGCGTCACGGCCGCCGAGCACCCGGTCGTCGAGGCCGTGCTGCGTGACGACATCCCGGTCGCGCTGGTTCGTGATCTCGGCACCGGCGGATTGCTGGCTGTCACGGGCACGGACACCACCAGCACGGATACCACCGGTACGGATGTCACCGGCACGGACGCCGGCATCGGCATCACGACCTCGGCGCACGCGCCATGGCCTTCGGCTGTGGTGGAGCGGGCGCGCGCGATGCTCGCGGCGGGCTCGAGCGGAGTCTGCACCGTCGGCTGCGGCGCCGGGGAACGGACCGTGCTGGTCGAGTCGTTCACCACCCGCCCCCGCATGATCATCTTCGGCTCGACGGATTTCACCGTCGCCCTCTGCCGTGTCGGCGCGCTGCTCGGCTATCGGGTGACGGTGTGCGAGGCGCGACCCGCCTTCGCCGATCCGGCCCGCATCCCGGAGGCCGATGAGGTCGTCGTCGCCTGGCCACATCGATATCTGCGCGACACCCCGGTCGACGGGCGCACGGTGATCTGCGTGCTCACCCATGATCCGAAATTCGACATTCCGGTCCTGACCGAGGCGTTGCGTCTGCCGGTCGCCTACGTGGGGGCGATGGGGTCGCGCCGGGCGGACCGGGAGCGACGAGCGCGCTTACGTGCAGCCGGGGTCGGGGAGTGCGAACTACGCAGGCTGCATTCCCCGATCGGGCTGGAGCTGGGTGGCCGGACACCGGAGGAGACCGCCGTGGCCATCGCCGCGGAGATCGTGGCCGTGCGCAGCGGCGGATCGGCGCAACCGCTGTCGGCGACCGACCGGGCGATCCATCCCGACACCGCCGATCGACAGACCAGGGATATGCCTGCGGCCCGCCCGGGCATTCGTGAGAGTGCCTGA
- a CDS encoding xanthine dehydrogenase family protein molybdopterin-binding subunit: protein MTATGVPVTTAVGRRVPRVEDARLLTGAGTYVDDVTRPGMAHACFVRSPLPRATITGVDVSEALELDGVLAVYTAADLNDSVAEISYALDTPGFPEVSRPPLAEGEVRFVGDPVVMVIARDRYIAEDAAELVVVDYAPLTPVVDYATAAESPELVHAAHPGNSAGGLGGRPPADLASVFDEAAHAVRRTIHQQAYSPVPLETRGIIAEWFSGTGELTVWTSTQSPHEVRGFFARLLGVDAHRVRAIVRDTGGGFGQKVAPQREDSCVALAARKLGGAIKWIEDRQENLMSAGMARHEHGEVAMAFDAEGAILAATIEHVQNVGAYPIPSPLTSSIAVGMLFPGPYRVPQAGFSTASFYSNTVGRVAYRGPWQFESVSRELLLDAAARQIGIDPAELRRRNMLCHDEMPTFNPNGMPYSDATPLECFEQALSMLDYDAFRAEQAAARAEGRYLGVGTCTYIEPTTGATPFLSTEGATIRIAPTGKVNVHLSGGSAGNSLETTAVQLTADALGIDIADVQTLQGDTAVAPMGGGTNGSRSGSMAAGAIAATAEILRERITAIATHQLGVAAEEIDFAGGRASVRDTDKSLTLAEIAHIAYFQTEALPPGMSPGLEATGRHRADQMMIWANATHVCTCEVDIETGAVTLLRYIVSEDVGPMINPNVVEGQIYGGTVQGIGGALYEHLAYDDDGNPVATTFLDYLMPTAAEVPHIEIGHIETRSSGPGGFKGVGEGGAIGSTPAVLNAVADALAPFGVEIDRLPLSPARIVEMISFASTSASHAANSAANSRSNSAGDSATGSGPAAHTGEVTA, encoded by the coding sequence GTGACCGCCACCGGCGTGCCCGTCACCACAGCGGTGGGCCGCCGCGTCCCCCGTGTCGAGGACGCCCGCCTGCTCACCGGCGCGGGCACCTACGTCGACGATGTGACCAGGCCGGGCATGGCGCACGCCTGTTTCGTCCGCAGTCCGCTCCCCCGCGCCACCATCACCGGCGTGGACGTGAGCGAGGCGCTCGAACTCGACGGCGTCCTGGCCGTGTACACCGCCGCCGATCTCAACGACAGCGTCGCCGAGATCTCCTACGCGCTCGACACCCCCGGCTTCCCCGAGGTGTCGCGCCCACCGCTGGCCGAAGGCGAGGTCCGCTTCGTCGGCGACCCGGTGGTCATGGTGATCGCCCGGGACCGCTACATCGCCGAGGATGCCGCCGAACTGGTCGTCGTGGATTACGCACCGCTGACCCCGGTCGTCGACTACGCCACCGCCGCCGAATCGCCGGAACTGGTGCACGCCGCCCACCCCGGCAATTCCGCCGGCGGTCTCGGCGGCCGTCCGCCCGCCGATCTGGCGTCGGTCTTCGACGAAGCCGCGCACGCCGTGCGCAGGACCATCCACCAGCAGGCGTACTCCCCCGTCCCCTTGGAGACCCGCGGCATCATCGCCGAATGGTTCTCCGGCACCGGTGAATTGACGGTCTGGACCTCCACCCAGTCGCCCCATGAGGTGCGCGGCTTCTTCGCCCGGCTGCTGGGCGTCGACGCGCATCGGGTGCGCGCGATCGTGCGCGACACCGGCGGCGGCTTCGGTCAGAAGGTCGCCCCGCAGCGTGAGGACAGCTGCGTGGCGCTGGCCGCCCGCAAGCTCGGCGGCGCGATCAAGTGGATCGAGGACCGCCAGGAAAATCTCATGTCGGCAGGCATGGCCCGGCACGAGCACGGCGAGGTGGCGATGGCCTTCGACGCCGAAGGCGCCATCCTGGCCGCCACCATCGAACACGTGCAGAATGTCGGCGCTTATCCGATCCCCTCGCCGCTGACCTCCTCGATCGCCGTCGGCATGCTCTTCCCCGGCCCGTATCGCGTTCCGCAGGCGGGTTTCAGCACCGCCTCCTTCTACTCCAACACCGTCGGCCGGGTCGCCTACCGCGGCCCGTGGCAGTTCGAATCCGTCTCCCGGGAACTGCTGCTCGACGCGGCCGCCAGGCAGATCGGCATCGACCCGGCCGAGTTGCGGCGACGCAACATGCTGTGCCACGACGAGATGCCGACCTTCAACCCCAACGGCATGCCCTACTCCGACGCGACCCCTCTGGAATGCTTCGAACAGGCGTTGAGCATGCTGGACTACGACGCCTTCCGCGCCGAGCAGGCCGCCGCCCGTGCCGAAGGCCGCTATCTCGGCGTCGGCACCTGCACCTACATCGAGCCGACCACCGGCGCGACCCCGTTCCTGAGCACCGAGGGCGCGACCATCCGCATCGCGCCGACCGGCAAGGTGAACGTCCACCTGTCCGGCGGTTCGGCGGGCAACAGCCTGGAGACCACGGCGGTCCAACTGACCGCCGACGCCCTCGGCATCGACATCGCCGATGTGCAGACTCTGCAGGGCGATACCGCCGTGGCCCCGATGGGCGGCGGCACCAACGGCAGCCGATCCGGATCGATGGCCGCGGGCGCGATCGCGGCGACGGCGGAGATCCTGCGCGAACGGATCACCGCCATCGCCACCCACCAGCTCGGGGTCGCCGCCGAGGAGATCGACTTCGCCGGTGGCCGCGCGAGCGTGCGCGACACCGACAAGTCGCTCACCCTGGCCGAGATCGCCCACATCGCCTACTTCCAGACCGAGGCACTGCCGCCGGGCATGTCCCCCGGCCTGGAGGCGACCGGCCGCCATCGCGCCGACCAGATGATGATCTGGGCCAACGCCACCCACGTATGCACCTGCGAGGTCGACATCGAGACCGGAGCGGTGACCCTGCTGCGCTACATCGTCAGCGAGGACGTGGGGCCGATGATCAACCCGAACGTGGTGGAGGGCCAGATCTACGGCGGCACCGTGCAGGGCATCGGCGGCGCGCTCTACGAGCATCTCGCCTACGACGACGACGGCAACCCGGTCGCCACGACCTTCCTCGACTACCTCATGCCCACCGCCGCCGAGGTCCCGCATATCGAGATCGGCCACATCGAGACCCGCAGCAGCGGACCGGGCGGATTCAAGGGCGTCGGCGAGGGCGGCGCGATCGGCTCCACCCCGGCGGTGCTCAACGCCGTCGCCGACGCGCTGGCGCCCTTCGGCGTCGAGATCGATCGCCTGCCGCTCTCGCCCGCCCGCATCGTCGAGATGATCAGCTTCGCATCGACCTCGGCGTCGCACGCCGCGAACTCGGCGGCGAACTCCCGGTCGAATTCGGCCGGAGACTCGGCAACAGGCTCCGGCCCGGCCGCCCACACCGGGGAGGTCACCGCATGA
- a CDS encoding FAD binding domain-containing protein: MKPATFTYHAPETAAETVDLLAELGDEAKIIAGGQSLVPMMALRLAAFEHLIDLRKVTELRGIDTDGDTVRVGAGTTHAMVGRDENARHHVPLLHRATPLIGHFQIRNRGTIGGAVAHADAAAEYPVVALTLDARMRTLSPRGERTIDAADYFTGLWSTAMELDEMLVGIDFPAWPGRRGFAIEEFTRRAGDFAMAGATVAIGLDADSRIERVGIGLFGLAPTPLRARAVEAELLGRPAAEADAEEIGRAATADLDAVPADVHGSAAYRRRVGAVMVTRAWRRALEEASDD; encoded by the coding sequence ATGAAACCCGCCACGTTCACCTATCACGCACCCGAAACCGCGGCCGAAACCGTGGACCTGCTGGCCGAACTCGGCGACGAGGCCAAGATCATCGCCGGTGGTCAGAGCCTGGTGCCGATGATGGCCCTGCGGCTGGCCGCCTTCGAGCACCTGATCGACCTGCGCAAGGTCACCGAACTGCGCGGCATCGACACCGACGGCGACACCGTGCGCGTCGGCGCGGGCACCACCCACGCGATGGTCGGCCGTGACGAGAACGCCCGCCACCACGTGCCGCTGCTGCACCGCGCCACCCCGCTGATCGGCCACTTCCAGATCCGCAATCGCGGCACTATCGGCGGCGCGGTCGCCCACGCCGACGCGGCCGCCGAATACCCGGTCGTCGCACTGACTCTCGACGCCCGGATGCGCACGCTGTCCCCGCGCGGAGAACGGACGATCGACGCGGCCGACTACTTCACCGGTCTGTGGAGCACCGCGATGGAACTCGACGAAATGCTGGTCGGCATCGATTTCCCGGCCTGGCCGGGCCGCCGGGGTTTCGCCATCGAGGAATTCACCCGCCGTGCGGGCGATTTCGCCATGGCAGGCGCGACGGTGGCGATCGGCCTGGACGCCGACTCCCGCATCGAACGCGTCGGGATCGGCCTGTTCGGCCTGGCCCCGACCCCGCTGCGAGCACGGGCCGTCGAAGCCGAACTGCTCGGCCGTCCGGCGGCGGAGGCGGACGCCGAGGAGATCGGCCGCGCCGCCACCGCTGACCTGGACGCCGTTCCCGCCGATGTCCACGGCTCCGCCGCATATCGCCGCCGGGTGGGCGCGGTCATGGTCACCCGCGCCTGGCGGCGCGCTCTCGAGGAGGCGAGCGATGACTGA
- a CDS encoding (2Fe-2S)-binding protein — MTEAPPDVEIRVVVNGVRRRDRIPPRLTLADYLRERLGLTGTHLGCEHGVCGACTVMLDGAAVRACLVFAVQADGAELTTVEGLAGPDGELSCVQRAFRDHHGLQCGFCTPGFVVSATAFLNDNPDPSDEQIRDAMSGNLCRCTGYQGILRAIRAAATDSATEPDAESTAAQQK; from the coding sequence ATGACTGAAGCACCCCCCGACGTCGAGATCCGAGTGGTCGTCAACGGCGTGCGCCGCCGCGACCGCATCCCACCCAGGCTCACCCTCGCCGACTACCTGCGCGAGCGCCTCGGCCTCACCGGCACCCACCTCGGTTGCGAGCACGGGGTGTGTGGTGCCTGCACCGTCATGCTCGACGGCGCCGCGGTCCGCGCCTGCCTGGTATTCGCCGTGCAGGCCGACGGCGCCGAGCTCACCACGGTCGAGGGCCTGGCCGGTCCGGACGGCGAACTCTCCTGCGTGCAGCGGGCGTTCCGTGATCACCACGGTCTCCAGTGCGGCTTCTGCACACCGGGTTTCGTGGTGTCGGCGACGGCCTTCCTGAACGACAACCCCGACCCGAGCGACGAGCAGATCCGCGACGCCATGTCAGGAAACCTGTGCCGCTGCACCGGCTACCAGGGCATCCTGCGCGCCATACGCGCCGCCGCCACCGACAGCGCCACCGAGCCCGACGCCGAATCAACTGCGGCGCAGCAGAAATAA
- a CDS encoding SRPBCC family protein, with translation MKLENTFTIPVPADQAWPVLLDLERLAPCVPGATITSREGDDYHGRIKVKLGPVGLSYKGIIKVVSQDESAGVAVLEGSGRENRGNGTAKAVITCRLVESGDVTDVFVDTDLAITGKPAQFGRGALAEVAGTLIGTFADNLAAELTAAPSATGAAQDAGENSTLTDTATQNGTASSAAVTATITAARSDNARDSVVRPITPRQGAEPIDIMAAAGLSPNRRLTLVALAGVGAAVLFTLFLRRRSGRRVR, from the coding sequence GTGAAACTCGAGAACACCTTCACCATCCCCGTCCCCGCCGACCAGGCGTGGCCGGTCCTGCTCGACCTGGAGCGCCTGGCCCCGTGTGTTCCAGGCGCCACCATCACCTCCCGTGAGGGCGACGACTACCACGGCCGCATCAAGGTGAAACTCGGCCCGGTCGGCCTGTCCTACAAGGGCATCATCAAGGTCGTCTCCCAGGACGAGTCAGCGGGCGTCGCTGTCCTGGAGGGCAGCGGCCGCGAGAACCGGGGCAACGGCACCGCCAAAGCCGTCATCACCTGCCGTCTCGTCGAATCCGGCGACGTCACCGACGTTTTCGTCGACACCGATCTGGCGATCACCGGCAAACCGGCCCAGTTCGGACGCGGCGCGCTGGCCGAAGTAGCGGGCACCTTGATCGGCACCTTCGCCGACAACCTCGCCGCCGAACTCACCGCCGCCCCGAGCGCCACCGGCGCGGCGCAGGACGCGGGCGAGAACTCCACGCTCACTGACACCGCGACGCAGAACGGCACCGCATCGAGCGCGGCCGTGACGGCGACCATCACCGCAGCGCGATCCGACAACGCGCGAGATTCGGTCGTCCGGCCGATCACTCCCCGGCAGGGTGCCGAACCGATCGACATCATGGCCGCCGCGGGCCTGTCGCCGAACCGACGGCTGACCCTCGTCGCCCTGGCCGGAGTCGGCGCGGCTGTCCTGTTCACACTGTTCTTGCGACGCCGCTCCGGCCGGCGGGTGCGCTGA